In SAR202 cluster bacterium, one DNA window encodes the following:
- the hemL gene encoding glutamate-1-semialdehyde-2,1-aminomutase, with protein sequence MSRERSKEMYAAARQVIPGGVNSPARSWRSVGGEPLFIAKAKGPRIWDVDGNSYIDYVASWGPMILGHAPDAVIAAIKQTAERGTSYGAPTEMETTLAQLVVKAMPSIEMVRFVSSGTEAGMSALRLARAFTKRDKIIKFDGGYHGHADALLVSAGSGAAAHGIPDSAGVTASFAKDTLVSEFNDIESVEKHFKAFPDQIAAIIVEPIPANMGVVIPKSGFLEGLRKTADRYGALLIFDEVITGFRVGYGGAQALYGVKPDITCLGKIIGGGMPVGAYGGRRDVMQTVSPLGPMYQAGTLSGNPVAMAAGIATLEALAKPGVYEALEAKGFRLAWGLQKAFKKSVTINRVGSMMTVFFTTSPVTAWQSVATTDKAAYGRFFHKMLEEGVYLAPANFEAFFVSTAHTDADIDATVAAAGRVVGKGI encoded by the coding sequence ATGTCCCGTGAGCGGTCGAAGGAAATGTATGCCGCCGCCAGGCAGGTCATCCCCGGCGGCGTGAATAGCCCGGCGAGGTCCTGGCGGTCTGTCGGCGGCGAGCCGCTGTTTATTGCGAAGGCGAAGGGGCCGCGCATCTGGGACGTGGACGGCAACAGCTACATCGACTACGTTGCGAGCTGGGGGCCGATGATTCTGGGGCACGCGCCGGACGCGGTGATAGCGGCGATCAAGCAGACGGCGGAGCGCGGCACCAGCTACGGCGCGCCGACAGAGATGGAGACGACGCTGGCGCAGCTCGTCGTCAAGGCGATGCCGTCCATCGAGATGGTGCGCTTCGTCAGCTCCGGCACCGAGGCGGGGATGAGCGCGCTGAGGCTCGCGCGGGCGTTCACGAAGCGCGACAAGATCATCAAGTTCGACGGCGGCTACCACGGCCACGCGGACGCGCTGCTGGTGAGCGCGGGCTCCGGCGCGGCGGCGCACGGCATCCCGGACAGCGCGGGCGTGACGGCCTCGTTCGCGAAGGACACGCTCGTTTCGGAGTTCAACGACATCGAGTCAGTGGAGAAGCACTTCAAGGCGTTCCCGGACCAGATCGCGGCCATCATCGTCGAGCCCATCCCGGCGAACATGGGCGTCGTCATTCCGAAGTCCGGATTCCTGGAGGGGCTGCGCAAGACGGCGGACAGGTACGGCGCGCTGCTGATCTTCGACGAGGTCATCACCGGCTTCCGCGTGGGGTACGGCGGCGCGCAGGCGCTTTACGGAGTGAAGCCGGACATCACGTGCCTGGGCAAGATCATCGGCGGCGGTATGCCGGTGGGCGCGTACGGCGGCCGCCGCGACGTCATGCAGACCGTCTCGCCCCTAGGGCCGATGTACCAGGCGGGCACCCTCTCCGGCAACCCCGTCGCGATGGCGGCGGGCATTGCGACGCTGGAGGCGCTGGCGAAGCCGGGCGTGTACGAGGCGCTGGAGGCGAAGGGCTTCCGGCTGGCGTGGGGCCTTCAGAAGGCGTTCAAGAAGTCGGTCACGATCAACCGCGTGGGCTCGATGATGACCGTATTCTTCACGACGAGCCCCGTGACGGCGTGGCAGTCCGTTGCGACGACTGACAAGGCGGCGTACGGGCGCTTCTTCCACAAGATGCTGGAAGAGGGCGTCTACCTGGCGCCGGCCAACTTCGAGGCGTTCTTCGTCTCCACCGCGCACACGGACGCGGACATAGACGCGACGGTGGCCGCGGCGGGGAGAGTGGTGGGGAAGGGGATTTAG
- a CDS encoding ribulose-phosphate 3-epimerase — translation MLSKGRIKIAPSILSADFSRFGEQVAEASKGGADMVHVDVMDGHFVPDITFGPKMVKAIRRWTDLPLDVHMMVSRPQDFIKDLADGGANIVTVHAEVGGHLHRTLQQIKSAGLKAGLALSPATPVAALEYLLPDLDMVVVMTVNPGYGGQSFIESQVSKIARIRALIDQRRLPTELEVDGGINPTTIRTAVAAGATVLVAGNAVYAGEGGVAESITRLRKAATTAGAKTV, via the coding sequence ATGCTCTCTAAAGGCAGAATCAAGATAGCCCCTTCGATACTCTCCGCCGACTTCAGCCGCTTCGGCGAGCAGGTCGCGGAGGCATCGAAAGGCGGCGCGGACATGGTCCACGTGGATGTCATGGACGGCCACTTCGTCCCGGACATAACATTCGGCCCCAAGATGGTCAAGGCCATCCGCCGCTGGACCGACCTGCCGCTGGACGTCCACATGATGGTGTCCCGCCCGCAGGACTTCATCAAAGACCTCGCGGACGGCGGCGCGAACATCGTCACGGTCCACGCAGAGGTCGGCGGCCACCTCCACCGCACCCTCCAGCAGATCAAGTCCGCCGGCCTCAAGGCGGGCCTCGCCCTCAGCCCGGCCACACCCGTCGCCGCGCTGGAATATCTGCTCCCGGACCTGGACATGGTCGTCGTCATGACCGTCAACCCCGGCTACGGCGGCCAGTCCTTCATCGAAAGCCAGGTAAGCAAAATCGCCCGCATCCGCGCCCTCATCGACCAGCGCCGCCTCCCCACCGAGCTTGAGGTAGACGGCGGCATCAACCCCACCACCATCCGCACGGCAGTAGCCGCCGGCGCCACAGTCCTGGTCGCCGGCAACGCAGTCTACGCCGGCGAAGGCGGCGTAGCGGAGTCCATCACGCGATTGAGGAAGGCAGCGACGACGGCGGGGGCGAAGACGGTTTAA
- the argH gene encoding argininosuccinate lyase produces MVPPPHHTPARTAAKSHILSVALHNPTRDCIVTNNYNPIDYTLSYQYDRRLYRQDIAGSIAHARMLGRQGIITQADVDDIVRGLEEIRQEIETGSFPWKAELEDVHMNIERRLHDKIGEAAGRLHTARSRNDQVSTDVRLYTKDVIRQTVAGLKALRQALLDRAANSQGVILPGYTHVQRAQPVLFAHHMLAYFEMFTRDAERFRQAYARADVMPLGSGAMAGVPYNIDRYTVAGELGFTAISANSMDAVSDRDFLLDFQSAAAIAMMHLSRMAEELVFWSSEEFGFIKMSDTYTTGSSIMPQKRNPDYAELARGKTGRVYGNLMGLLTMMKGLPMTYNRDMQEDKEGFFDTVDTLIPTITVTTGMIETMELRPKRMYEAAQASNVLATDIADYLVEKGLPFREAHGIVKRLSAYAVEHGKKLHELPLETYQKFSMHFEGSVLALSVESSIEARDVPGGTAPARVDQALAEARERLKAEHAL; encoded by the coding sequence ATGGTTCCACCTCCACATCATACGCCCGCCCGCACCGCCGCAAAATCCCATATACTATCCGTGGCTCTCCATAACCCAACGCGAGACTGCATCGTGACCAACAATTACAACCCCATCGACTACACGCTCTCCTACCAGTACGACCGCCGCCTGTACAGGCAGGACATCGCTGGCTCCATCGCCCACGCGCGGATGCTGGGCAGGCAGGGGATCATCACGCAGGCGGATGTGGACGACATCGTCCGCGGCCTGGAGGAGATCCGGCAGGAGATCGAGACCGGGAGCTTCCCGTGGAAGGCCGAGCTCGAGGACGTTCACATGAACATCGAGCGCCGCCTGCACGACAAGATCGGCGAGGCCGCCGGCAGGCTGCACACCGCCCGCTCGCGCAACGACCAGGTCTCCACCGACGTGCGCCTCTACACCAAGGACGTTATCCGGCAGACCGTCGCCGGGCTGAAGGCCCTCCGGCAGGCGCTGCTCGACCGCGCCGCCAACAGCCAGGGCGTCATCCTCCCCGGCTATACGCACGTCCAGCGCGCCCAGCCCGTCCTCTTCGCCCACCACATGCTCGCCTACTTCGAGATGTTCACGCGCGACGCCGAGCGCTTCCGCCAGGCCTACGCCCGCGCGGACGTCATGCCCCTCGGCAGCGGTGCCATGGCGGGCGTCCCGTACAACATCGACCGCTACACCGTCGCGGGGGAGCTCGGCTTCACGGCGATCTCGGCGAACAGCATGGACGCCGTCTCCGACCGCGACTTTCTCCTGGACTTCCAGTCCGCCGCTGCGATCGCGATGATGCACCTCTCGCGCATGGCCGAGGAGCTCGTCTTCTGGTCGTCCGAGGAGTTCGGCTTCATCAAGATGAGCGACACCTACACCACCGGCAGCAGCATCATGCCCCAGAAGCGCAACCCGGACTACGCGGAGCTCGCTCGCGGCAAGACCGGCCGCGTCTACGGCAACCTCATGGGCCTCCTGACGATGATGAAGGGCCTCCCCATGACCTACAACCGCGACATGCAGGAGGACAAGGAGGGCTTCTTCGACACCGTCGATACCCTCATCCCCACGATCACCGTCACGACGGGTATGATCGAGACGATGGAGCTCCGCCCCAAGCGCATGTACGAGGCCGCCCAGGCGAGCAACGTCCTGGCGACGGACATCGCGGACTACCTGGTGGAGAAGGGCCTGCCCTTCCGCGAGGCGCACGGCATCGTGAAGCGGCTCTCGGCGTACGCCGTTGAGCACGGCAAGAAGCTCCACGAGCTGCCGCTGGAGACCTACCAGAAGTTCTCGATGCACTTCGAGGGCTCCGTGCTGGCCCTCTCCGTCGAATCGTCCATCGAGGCGCGCGACGTGCCGGGCGGCACCGCCCCCGCGCGGGTGGACCAGGCGCTGGCCGAGGCGCGGGAAAGGCTGAAGGCCGAACATGCTCTCTAA
- a CDS encoding thiol-disulfide oxidoreductase DCC family protein, producing MEVEPSIVLFDGVCNLCNSSVQFIIDRDPKRRFVFASLQSEVGKAVLAGAGIDDEWAGESVVLVTGGRAHRESGAALRIARRLRAPWPALYALIAVPPFLRNAVYRLVARNRYRWFGRRDVCRVPGPGDEERFLG from the coding sequence GTGGAGGTGGAACCATCCATCGTGCTGTTCGACGGCGTGTGCAACCTGTGCAACAGCTCGGTGCAGTTCATCATCGACCGGGACCCGAAGCGGCGGTTTGTGTTTGCGTCGCTGCAGTCGGAGGTGGGGAAGGCGGTGTTGGCAGGGGCCGGTATCGATGATGAGTGGGCGGGAGAGAGCGTTGTGCTGGTCACCGGGGGGCGGGCGCACCGCGAGTCCGGGGCCGCGCTGCGCATTGCGCGGCGGCTGAGGGCGCCGTGGCCGGCGCTGTACGCGCTGATCGCCGTGCCGCCGTTCCTACGCAACGCCGTGTACAGGCTCGTGGCGCGTAACCGCTACCGGTGGTTCGGCCGGCGGGACGTCTGCCGGGTGCCGGGGCCGGGCGATGAGGAGCGGTTTTTGGGGTGA
- the dcm gene encoding DNA (cytosine-5-)-methyltransferase: MKVIDLFSGAGGLSLGVKRAGFEIVACVEINRDAMDTYISHDADATHFNQDVRSVDFRRYRGIADLVIGGPPCQPFSVGGLRRASDDSRDMIPEFIRCLDEAQPEVFLLENVPGLLLKRARPYFESVLTRLASRGYILNWAVLNSADYGIPQRRRRLFVMGSKRNQLKFPQPSHGPDASVPHVRALDILGNEPIGEAPNCQVKFAKFPDLRPSPYAGHIYNGGGRPIDPDGPSHTILASSGGYKTHWIDTENVAPDYHRYLMSGGPPRAGAVPGARRLSVEECAILQTFPRELKFRGRRSAQYIQVGDAVPPDLAYSVAVSLRDQMQGASLSGSMKEAFARTSIQGRFYF; the protein is encoded by the coding sequence ATGAAGGTAATAGATCTTTTTTCAGGCGCGGGAGGCTTGTCGCTGGGAGTGAAGCGCGCTGGTTTCGAGATAGTGGCGTGCGTGGAAATCAATCGCGACGCGATGGACACTTACATAAGCCATGACGCTGACGCCACCCACTTCAATCAGGATGTGCGGTCGGTCGACTTCAGGAGATATCGTGGCATTGCCGATCTAGTTATTGGTGGTCCGCCGTGCCAGCCATTCTCTGTTGGAGGACTGCGGAGGGCCAGCGACGATTCTAGGGACATGATTCCGGAGTTCATTCGATGTCTTGATGAAGCGCAACCGGAAGTGTTCCTGCTGGAAAACGTGCCCGGGCTTCTCCTTAAGAGGGCGCGACCATATTTTGAGTCCGTGCTGACGAGGCTTGCTTCGCGTGGCTACATATTGAATTGGGCCGTGTTGAACTCCGCTGACTATGGAATTCCGCAGAGACGACGACGGCTCTTCGTGATGGGTTCGAAGCGCAACCAACTTAAGTTCCCGCAGCCTTCGCATGGCCCTGACGCAAGCGTCCCTCACGTAAGAGCTCTCGATATCTTAGGCAATGAGCCAATCGGTGAAGCGCCAAATTGTCAAGTTAAATTCGCCAAGTTCCCTGATTTGCGCCCAAGCCCGTACGCAGGGCATATCTACAATGGCGGCGGCAGGCCAATAGACCCGGACGGTCCGAGCCACACTATCTTAGCTTCGTCCGGTGGATACAAAACTCATTGGATAGACACAGAGAATGTTGCGCCGGACTATCATAGGTATCTCATGTCCGGAGGCCCCCCTCGTGCAGGGGCTGTGCCCGGTGCAAGGCGGCTCAGTGTGGAAGAATGTGCAATCCTGCAGACTTTTCCAAGGGAACTCAAATTTCGTGGCCGGCGTTCGGCTCAGTACATCCAAGTGGGAGATGCCGTCCCTCCGGATTTGGCTTATTCGGTTGCCGTGTCCTTGAGAGATCAAATGCAAGGCGCTTCGTTGTCTGGCAGTATGAAGGAGGCTTTCGCAAGGACAAGCATTCAAGGGAGATTCTACTTTTGA
- a CDS encoding glutamine amidotransferase: protein MCGISGLLYKNDRKRGQSSIGADLTKMLDSMAHRGKDSSGFTIGGEDIPDDYIIRVWTEDEEHAKDVLARAEESVAKVGGVVNTKHAVGQFLRMTVNYEGEVPDLAAALLKTKGVEVHSIGESSEVIKDVGTATDMDHKHHLSKYRGTHGIGHVRMATESKVDITHAHPFWAYPFPDITVVHNGQLTNYHKLKRHLEDNGHHFQTHNDSEIISVFLADTLSKGATLEEALKESLTALDGTFTYLVSTRDGIGCAKDKWAAKPLVIMETEDTVAIASEEVALRRVFSEEINRVEPQENEVMVWSV, encoded by the coding sequence ATGTGCGGTATTAGCGGTCTCCTGTACAAGAACGACCGGAAGCGCGGGCAATCCAGCATCGGCGCGGATTTGACGAAGATGCTGGACTCGATGGCCCACCGGGGCAAGGACTCCAGCGGCTTCACCATCGGCGGTGAGGACATTCCGGACGACTACATCATCCGCGTGTGGACGGAGGACGAGGAGCATGCGAAGGATGTCCTCGCCCGGGCGGAGGAGTCCGTGGCGAAGGTTGGCGGCGTGGTCAACACGAAGCACGCCGTGGGGCAGTTCCTGCGCATGACGGTCAACTACGAGGGCGAGGTGCCCGACCTGGCGGCGGCGCTCCTCAAGACGAAGGGCGTCGAGGTGCACAGCATCGGTGAGTCGTCCGAGGTTATCAAGGACGTTGGCACCGCGACCGACATGGACCACAAGCACCACCTGAGCAAGTACCGTGGCACGCACGGCATCGGCCACGTGCGCATGGCGACCGAGAGCAAGGTGGACATCACCCACGCGCACCCCTTCTGGGCGTACCCGTTCCCGGATATCACCGTCGTCCACAACGGCCAGCTAACGAACTACCACAAGCTGAAGCGCCACCTTGAGGACAACGGCCACCACTTCCAGACGCACAACGACTCGGAGATAATCTCCGTGTTCCTCGCGGATACGCTGTCCAAGGGCGCGACTCTTGAGGAGGCGCTGAAGGAGTCGCTGACGGCGCTGGACGGCACGTTCACGTACCTGGTTTCCACGCGCGACGGCATCGGCTGCGCGAAGGACAAGTGGGCAGCGAAGCCCCTGGTCATAATGGAGACCGAGGACACCGTCGCGATTGCGTCGGAGGAGGTCGCGCTGCGGCGCGTCTTCTCTGAGGAGATAAACCGCGTCGAACCGCAGGAGAACGAGGTGATGGTTTGGTCAGTCTAG
- a CDS encoding glutamate synthase has translation MVSLDASKMTVTEVNQAIKTAAKKGEEITVLNPQAQHNIAVCVLEKCKIDIKGSVGYYSASLLDGPDVVIEGNAGWAMGENLMSGKITLKKDAGASVGASMRGGEIVIGGNAGARAGIAMKGGTMIVRGNTGFLTGFMMQKGNIIVCGDVGEAVGDSMYEGVIYVGGKIGSLGADAKVEVPSEGELISIWNELERNGITEKPRFKKVVSEKKFYHLDKLERMEKTVL, from the coding sequence TTGGTCAGTCTAGACGCGAGCAAGATGACGGTCACAGAGGTTAACCAGGCGATCAAAACAGCAGCCAAGAAGGGCGAGGAGATTACGGTCCTGAACCCCCAGGCGCAGCACAACATTGCCGTGTGTGTGCTCGAGAAGTGCAAGATCGATATCAAGGGCAGCGTGGGCTACTACAGCGCCAGCCTGCTCGACGGTCCGGATGTTGTCATCGAGGGCAACGCCGGGTGGGCTATGGGCGAGAACCTGATGAGCGGCAAGATCACGCTAAAGAAGGATGCCGGCGCGTCCGTGGGCGCGAGTATGCGCGGCGGCGAGATCGTCATCGGCGGCAACGCGGGAGCGCGGGCCGGCATCGCGATGAAGGGCGGGACGATGATCGTCCGTGGCAACACCGGCTTCCTGACCGGTTTCATGATGCAAAAGGGCAATATAATCGTGTGCGGAGACGTCGGCGAGGCCGTCGGCGACTCTATGTACGAGGGTGTCATCTACGTCGGCGGCAAGATAGGCTCGCTCGGCGCCGACGCAAAGGTGGAGGTGCCCTCCGAGGGCGAGCTGATCTCGATATGGAACGAGCTTGAGCGCAACGGCATAACGGAAAAGCCGCGCTTCAAGAAGGTGGTCTCAGAGAAAAAGTTCTACCACCTGGACAAGCTGGAAAGAATGGAAAAGACGGTACTTTAG
- a CDS encoding FMN-binding glutamate synthase family protein: MVFPSSQIFTPHVMDDIHAKAQLGRYRIRGFATFQKVTHFDDLTFLSTGLTRFPLEGYKEKCETRVTIGARYAKEPLVLETPIYITGMSYGALSGNAKEALGRAAAMVGTASCTGDGGMYPPEREASKKLIYQVLPSRYGYNPHHLVQAQALEIVVGQGAKPGTGGMLMGMKILDHIAEMRDLPAGIDQRSPTRHPDWLGPDDLAIKIDQLREATDGRIPIHVKLGACRVTDDVKLAAKAGADAIVIDSMVAGTGASAEVLLDHSGIPTVPAIVMAREALRDMGLYGKVSLIASGGIRSGADAAKALALGADAVAIGIAALIALNCNKELPGVTDFQKEVGVPAGMCHHCHTGKCPVGITTQTPHLVKRLDPQEGAERVANFINSMTMEMALLTRSLGKSSVKSLEPEDLAALTIEASAMARVPLVGTNKVY; the protein is encoded by the coding sequence ATGGTATTCCCAAGCAGTCAGATATTCACGCCGCACGTGATGGATGACATCCACGCAAAGGCGCAGCTCGGCCGGTACCGCATACGCGGCTTCGCCACCTTCCAGAAGGTGACGCACTTCGACGACCTTACCTTCCTCTCGACGGGCCTGACCCGCTTCCCGCTTGAGGGGTACAAGGAGAAGTGCGAGACGCGCGTCACCATCGGCGCGCGGTACGCAAAGGAACCGCTGGTACTCGAGACGCCCATCTACATTACCGGCATGAGCTACGGCGCTCTCTCCGGCAACGCAAAAGAGGCGCTCGGCCGCGCCGCGGCTATGGTCGGCACCGCGAGCTGCACAGGCGACGGCGGCATGTACCCGCCTGAGCGGGAGGCCTCAAAGAAGCTCATCTACCAGGTGCTGCCCAGCCGCTACGGCTACAACCCCCACCACCTCGTCCAGGCACAGGCGCTGGAGATCGTCGTGGGCCAGGGCGCGAAGCCCGGCACCGGCGGCATGCTGATGGGCATGAAGATCCTGGACCACATCGCGGAGATGCGCGACCTGCCGGCGGGCATCGACCAGCGCAGCCCGACGCGCCACCCGGACTGGCTTGGCCCCGACGACCTGGCGATCAAGATCGACCAGCTCCGCGAGGCGACGGACGGGCGCATCCCCATCCACGTCAAGCTCGGCGCGTGCCGCGTGACGGACGACGTCAAGCTGGCCGCGAAGGCGGGCGCCGACGCGATCGTGATAGACAGCATGGTGGCGGGCACCGGCGCGTCGGCAGAGGTCCTCCTCGACCACAGCGGCATCCCGACCGTCCCGGCGATCGTCATGGCCCGCGAGGCCCTGCGCGACATGGGGCTGTACGGCAAGGTCAGCCTGATTGCCTCCGGCGGCATCCGCAGCGGCGCGGACGCGGCGAAAGCCCTGGCCCTGGGCGCGGACGCCGTCGCGATAGGCATCGCGGCGCTGATCGCCCTGAACTGCAACAAGGAGCTTCCCGGCGTGACCGACTTCCAGAAGGAGGTCGGCGTGCCGGCCGGCATGTGCCACCACTGCCACACCGGGAAGTGCCCCGTCGGCATCACGACGCAGACGCCGCACCTGGTCAAGCGCCTGGACCCGCAGGAGGGCGCGGAGCGCGTCGCCAACTTCATCAACTCGATGACGATGGAGATGGCGCTCCTGACCCGCTCGCTCGGCAAGAGCAGCGTCAAGAGTCTCGAGCCGGAGGACCTGGCGGCGCTGACAATCGAGGCGTCCGCGATGGCGCGCGTGCCGTTGGTGGGGACGAACAAGGTCTACTAG
- a CDS encoding HIT family protein, which translates to MTTSPCDVCQRIELIKRNENPHFVKEMKTGYVVLGQKQFFRGYTVFLSKQHIFELHELDRESRQLFLNEMSLVAEAVYRAFKPVKMNYELLGTGTPHMHWHLFPRHKDDPLPGRPVWYIPDEVRDSPKSIPTDAQRNALKKSCAQHRIASPDM; encoded by the coding sequence ATGACGACATCTCCCTGCGATGTGTGCCAGCGCATCGAGCTGATAAAGCGGAACGAGAACCCGCACTTCGTCAAGGAGATGAAGACCGGGTACGTTGTCCTGGGCCAGAAGCAGTTCTTCCGCGGCTACACGGTCTTCCTCAGCAAGCAGCACATCTTCGAGCTGCACGAGCTGGACAGGGAGTCGCGGCAGCTTTTCCTGAACGAGATGTCGTTGGTCGCGGAGGCTGTTTACCGCGCGTTCAAACCGGTAAAGATGAATTACGAGCTCCTCGGCACCGGCACCCCGCACATGCACTGGCACCTGTTCCCGCGCCACAAGGACGACCCTCTGCCGGGCCGCCCGGTCTGGTACATCCCGGACGAGGTCAGAGACTCGCCAAAGTCGATACCGACGGACGCGCAGCGGAACGCGCTAAAAAAGAGCTGCGCGCAGCACCGGATAGCCTCTCCTGATATGTAG